The Megalobrama amblycephala isolate DHTTF-2021 linkage group LG13, ASM1881202v1, whole genome shotgun sequence genome contains a region encoding:
- the cnih4 gene encoding protein cornichon homolog 4 — protein sequence MEAAVFILSLVDCCALIFLSVYFIITLSDLECDYINARACCSKLNKWVIPEMIGQALATVLMLVSMHWFVFLLNLPVASWNVYRYVKVPMGNMGVYDPTEIHNRGQLKSHMKEAMIKLGFHLLCFFIYLYSMILALIND from the exons ATGGAGGCAGCCGTGTTCATTTTATCACTCGTCGACTGCTGTGCTTTAATATTCCTCTCCGTTTATTTC ATTATTACTCTGTCTGATCTGGAATGTGACTACATCAATGCTCGAGCTTGCTGCTCCAAGTTAAACAAA TGGGTCATCCCTGAGATGATCGGTCAGGCTCTGGCGACCGTGTTAATGCTGGTGTCCATGCACTGGTTCGTCTTCCTGCTCAACTTACCTGTGGCATCATGGAACGTTTACAG ATACGTGAAGGTCCCCATGGGGAACATGGGAGTGTACGATCCCACAGAGATTCACAACAGAGGCCAGCTCAAGTCCCATATGAAGGAAGCCATGATCAAACTGGGCTTCCACCTTCTCTGCTTCTTCATCTACCTGTACAG CATGATCCTGGCGCTCATCAACGACTGA